A window of Hevea brasiliensis isolate MT/VB/25A 57/8 chromosome 14, ASM3005281v1, whole genome shotgun sequence contains these coding sequences:
- the LOC110670669 gene encoding COP9 signalosome complex subunit 8: protein MDFTPLTDTLSSKSYDKISDICDELMLEAFAAEGTPFQDEWPYAIHLLGHIYVNDINSARFLWKSIPSAVKENQPEVVAAWRIGQKLWTRDYAGVHEAIRGFDWSQETRVLVAAFSELYTKRMFQLLLSAYSTISIQDTAHFLGMNEDDAANYVMQQGWIVDPASGMLTVKKQLIVTEQKLDSSKLQRLTEYVFHLEH, encoded by the exons ATGGATTTCACTCCTCTAACAGACACATTGTCCTCAAAATCCTATGATAAGATTTCTGATATCTGCGACGAACTCATGCTCGAGGCa TTCGCAGCAGAGGGGACTCCTTTTCAGGACGAATGGCCTTATGCTATTCATCTTCTGGGCCATATTTATGTTAATGATAT TAACAGTGCTCGATTTCTCTGGAAATCAATACCCTCAGCTGTCAAAGAAAACCAACCGGAAGTGGTAGCAGCTTGGAGAATTGGTCAGAAATTATGGACACGTGACTATGCAGGTGTGCATGAGGCTATTCGTGGTTTTGATTGGAGTCAAGAAACTCGTGTTCTTGTTGCTGCATTCTCAG AGCTTTACACCAAGAGGATGTTTCAGCTGTTGCTGTCTGCTTATTCAACAATAAGCATCCAAGACACAGCTCACTTTCTTGGAATGAACGAGGATGATGCTGCAAACT ATGTAATGCAGCAAGGTTGGATTGTTGATCCTGCATCAGGGATGCTAACTGTGAAGAAGCAGCTGATTGTGACAGAGCAGAAACTGGATTCCAGTAAACTACAGCGCTTGACAGAATATGTATTCCACCTTGAGCATTAG